A window of Danaus plexippus chromosome 26, MEX_DaPlex, whole genome shotgun sequence genomic DNA:
tatatatatatatatatataagtatataacttATATGGACGTTGCTAACTCCCcgccatatttatttataatgacggAACTTGAAGACTTTCCAATGTAATAATGGTGCtatatatgacatttaaaatataaaaccatagAGCTCAATAGATAAgcctacataaatattgtaaattgcaatattatttgtataaataattattaatttagatgattataaaaaattatttatctgtcaaattttttttttttaatgcatcgACAATCatatgaaagaaatatgtttaaggCCGTGTCAGTAATAAAATggcaaatataaaaagctcTATACTATTcctatttatgaataatataaacatgccTGGACGCTGCTGTGAAACAAACTAACAAACAAGACAGGTTGACTTGTCATGTACTATTGATAGCATCGGCGGAACGAAAACAAAGCTCGTAACACGAGGTCATTGAACCGGcgtgaatttaatatacaaacatttgaCCGGCATTCCCTTATCTATTATTGATTGAATTATATGtctgtgtttatattttttacacacacacatatatatatatacttaattcaataattttactgttataaataattttaaataatatgtcatattttatCGCCTAGTTATAAATGCAAAACAagaaatttctaatttaattataaattaaaaaaaaaattgttattatttaacgttttgaaattaaaattcttcataattACTTACAtcgcaaatattttaataaaattgtttaatactaCGTAAAAACGATCAGAAgcttgattaatatttatttcgctTATATAGTTCATTAATGATTAagcgtaattaatattattttaatcactctatagaaaataatagacCATTCactagaagaaataaaaaaaaaaaaatgtaatatataattaaatttatttgttctatattaaaaaataaaggaattttTTTCACCTTCCAGCCATAATGGGAGAGAAGCCTTATCCTTTTAAAGCACCGTCACCACAAGATATGGTGACATTAAGGAAGGCCATTGAGGCTGGTAAGGTCACGGTGGTCAGAGATAGGATATGGGATAATCCAAGATATCTTGTCAGCAGTGGAAGTACTCCAGCTATAGTAcaggttatttatatatattataagaaaatttaatttaatttttagtattttttgtcTCATTCAATGTATATATCGCTggtattaaatgatttttaataaaagaactcaatattataaaacttttttatatcaaacacaAGTATTGCCTATTCAGCCAGTTCCTTATCATTTGTTGCACTTTCTCAAATACTTTACATTAAAACCTACTTATAACTTTTGACACATGTATAAAgccattaatatatgtaacattaCTATTGAatgatatttcataattttattacatgtaaaatatttactgatattgaatttatctttataatattatttctaggAGGGTTCCCGCTACAATGCACTCCATATAGCTGCGAAGGCCCTGAATGCTGAGATATGTAATCTAATATTAACAACAGTTGGCAACCCTGCCTTTGTTCAGACTTTGTACGGAATGGAAACAGACTATGAGTCTTGTAAGGTAAGATATACAAACTAGCTAGTAGTAAATATACTACATTTATATGTGATGGgtgattttacatttaatatatgtgtattacaTTATAACTAATCTGATTTAAATGCACTTATGAGTAATCATTAATGtaaccttaaaattaatttgttttaaaaaatccgTAAGGATTCCTTAAAATCAATAGcgagttataattatatattatactggaCTAatgattttagaatattttatttctggttCGATGTACTTAAACCTCTGTCACATTAAATTCttgtaaatttgaaaatatctttagCATTACCGACTCAGTTTGTTTAATACTATTATGTGAATAATTTCCAGGAATTCGCAACAATCCTTCTAGACAGATATCTAAACACTCCAGACAAGGCTATGAACGAGACCCCTTTACACTTTGCTGCCAAGTTCGGTGGTGACGAGGTCGTGGACGTGCTGACTTCATTTCCACAGTGTAACAAAATGgccaaaaataaatacggGGAAATGGCGAAAGAtgtaaggaaaatataatgaatactaAAATACATACTAGCTCCTACCCATGATTTCGCAAAAAGCAATggaaaattttttaatcactAAATTTCGGGATAAAAAGTAGCCTCGGTTACACCTTATAACATcagctacctgccaataaAAGTCCTgtcaaaatcggtccagccattTCAGAGATAAGCAGAAAGACAGAACAAATGGATAAACAGACaaacattgtaaaaaaatatatatttttatttactatactaatttaatatattcatatgcaTGTAGTAAAACCGGTTATgacaatattacaaacagacactgcaatcacatatatatgtatatataatataaattacactaataaaattactttcctTACAGACAGGGCGGTGTCTGCTTGTGtagaaattgtaatttttttttttaatctgtaatcAAGACCTACCTTTTAtatactacaaaaaaatatctttcaaaGCCTAATTTCCCAAGATAAATCCGAAATTCCAAAATCTTACTAACATAATGTGTTATGTAGGAAAAGAAGCTGctgtataaaactatattataatgcCATATTTATTATGGTGAGTGTCAACATAATTATTGTGAACTAATTTATGTCCTCGGCTTCGCCTTCATTGATTTTCTAATTGAATTCGTAGACAAGTTAATGTGCATaagaagtattattttaataaaagtatcatCTGTAGTGTGTCGCGTTACTTGCGCAAAGGGACTTATGCCTGATTCCGAACGACCTTAATTACGTGTCGTTCTGATGTCCAAGCTACGCTGTTTAAAAGGTTCATGTTAATCAGCTGAGTATATTTTACGTGAAAAATAAACGAACATCCATCCATAAATATACACTTTAgtagcaataaaatttatatcacgaTAATTTTCTTTCCGCAGATCATATGTAACCGTTGTACCTCGAACGCCGCAGCGTCGAGGATTTCATCTCTGCTGCAAGATCGGTACTACGTGCCGGTGTTACAAACAGAGGACGGCAGCGGAGCGCCCGCCGTCGGCCGACCCTTCACCCCTAAAGAACCACCGGTTAGTAAACAGTTCAAATTCCCTCGCGTGAGCGCGTACCGGTATTTATATAGACAGTCGGTCGatggtattttaaaatgtagttaaaattaaattacctcTAAGCTAATGTCAGATCTGATGTAAGatttgttactttaataaatcactgacaaagaaatttatagtattatatgatgatatattaatactttctaagagtatttagacgccactgacggacggcGAAGgaaaacctggacttataatttcaaattataagtttgaaatcgccaacccgtctagagcaagcgtggcgattaatgctctaaccttttccatgcgagaagaggcctttgctcagcagtgggctcctataggctgatgatgatgataataatacacgtccaccaccaccaccatcAGCCTGGCCAAGTGGTGTAAACATAATACACGTATTATggttaaaataactttacttGTTTAAGTCGGTTATATGTCATATTACACGATTGTAAAGCTacaacgaaatatttattagccCTTAAAAGTATACGTACTTACTACTTATATAAAAGcttaaaagtataattaaataaaatgtccacATATATACTGCCGCAGGATTTGAACCCGGATCCCCTCTCTCCGAGATACGAAATCTTCGCGTTCGCTGGACCCATGGACTCGCAATCCGCTGAAGGGTTCAGGAGGAGGTGGAAAACTCCGCCCAGGGGGGGATTTAGACTCAAAGACATCAGCAAGGGACTGGAAGCAGTTGGCAGGTGAGGCGCACTTGATGTGACACACCTAAATGGTTTCTTAACATATTATGAACATGCTATCTTATGggtcaacattattataaattttctagaCATCTAAAGTGGAGGGTATTAcaatgactaaaaataaattcagctAGAGCTCTACATCATGGAATTAAGACgatattagttaaaattaaaaaaaatatacataaaaactcATCGATCAACTGAATGTTGTATTTCAGGAACCTAGCTGAGGAGATGCAAATAGGATGGAAGGAGTACTGGGCGTTCCTCGACACGTTCACTGACCTGAGGTCAAAAGAGGGTCTGGATCTGTTAGAGAGTTACTTGAAGACAAAATACGAAACCGCGTTCTCGTTGGCATACAACGACAGCGTCAACACTAACCACGAACTGTCCATGTCGAGGATAAGCCTAGGAAACCTATCACACAACAGTCAACTGGACACAGCGCTCAGCCCTATCTCAGAACTGTGTGTGGCCATGAAAACCTGCAGGATCACCGACGAAGCCTCCAATTGGCGGAGATGCGACAGAACGAGGCGCGTGGCCCCACCCAGGACACACCCCAACGGGGATTCCCCTCAACCGATAAATCAAAGGGTCAGCCAGCTGCTGTGCATCGAACGCACGTGTCAGGTCTTCGCCAAGAGGATAGCGGACGCCCTCGTATTCTCTATAACAGCGGAACCGGAAGTCGCCGGTGAATCATTGAAATCGGAAGCCAAACATTTGCAGCACACGATACACACGTACATGGGCGACGAGAGGTTCAAAGAGATCAACTTCGCGTTGATACATTCAAGGCTGGCGCAGCTCGTCGTGTTCAACTTGACGCAGAAGACCAAGGACGCCGACGACATGAACTATCTGATAGACGTGCTCGGCGATCTGCGCTGTCTCGACGAAGACGTGTGCAGTTCGGACAGCGAAAGGAAACCCATCGCGTACAGAAATAATAGAGGCAAAGACAAGCACGCCACAGACGGACACGTGAGGTGTGTCTCCGGCTTTATATGCGATGAGCTGGCGGACACGGCTAGGAGTAAACCACCGGCGGGGTCGGATGTAGAGTGTGTAGAGATATGGAAGATGGCGGCCGGTTGTAGCTGTAGTTGGCAGATTGATGTGTTCGAGCGGAGCGGGAAGAGGAACTCCTTCAGGAAGAACAGGTCGAATCTCTCCACCAGCTCCAAAAACGACAGCTTCATACGGCGGCTGACATACGACTACGATATAGGTAACGCTGGCAGACTAACATTTTGTTAGTTTTGTGCTATATGGACATTGTGGGATGTTTATCTTTTAACGCGTTCCCCTCGACCAATAGTGACCCGATctgataattaatataggaACTTTTTCATCCTTCGCTATAACAATGTCATTGTGTAAGATTAACTATATCTCTtcctttactttatatatgtaattattgttatataaatcctataagttttaattgtgACCAGGTGACGGCAAACTTCAGAACAGTGAAGTACAGAAACCATTAAGCGTGAACTCTCCCGCCGGAGATAATCTTTACACTTTGGACGTAGCCAAGTGTCAAGTTGTAGAGGCTGAGGTTTGTGcagcattattatataagactctaaaaagaaataaattaataaaaacgacaaaaaaactcaataataggttatatgtgatatatttttacatttaaaatgaacaattatgttttatataaaatgctcAATTCATCAAGGCCAGCCAGATCGCGATAGCCCAGTTGGCGAAGCGACTGAAACCAGGTGTCACACAAGTAGCTTCAAATCCTGCGTGTGATAGATCTTTAATTGTATCTTGTTGATTCAGTTTCCGTTAAAGTCCGAACTACAGACGAAGCGATTCAGTATATTTTAGACTATCGTAAATAAGGTTATATATTGAGAcgttaaattaagaatacatCAACTTATATCACAGATGCCTTTCTTcaacgataatattttttaatgacatcTAAGCCTTTcgctagttttattcatttaaatgaaacttatattatccggatatactacgcgtgctttatttttgtaaaaaactacatgcttagtttcatttaaaagattttttttttctcagagAACTAAacaagtataatttatttatttttataatacaacgattataaatgattatattttaatttattaattatcccCCGTATCCAGATATCGGACGATGAATCGGTCGCGTCCTGCCAATCGGATTCGGACGCGTATGAGACAGCTGAAAATGACTCGGATGACGACATGCAAGACGCCAGCGATAGAGCTGTCACTGAACCATTTATATACGGGTTAGTATtgtcatattgtatcatatcatatcatatcatgtattgtttattaaaaaaaaaaacattaaaatcgaCCAAAGTACAATCGatcatgtatataaaaaacttcattataaaattatatattatatatttttctatccaTAAAGAAtcgttttttgaaaaattaatcttacatttcatgataaaaaatattaatttttttaatactactaACGTACTAGTGTTATATAGATTGGAAAAGCAAGAACAAAAACTGAAAcaaagtaaagaaatattgtttggtttgatgttgttttaaattaattctgtaaaaaatttaattattcaatatcaaacaaatacaTGGAGTTGAATAAAACTTACcaaccttaaaatattttaaatgaaagttaaaGTTATagcagaaatattttatcacaagCGTTATCAGTGTAATATAGAaatgttcttaaataaatgcttaatagattattatttaccaGCGAGGAACCTTCGAAGATGGACAGGCTCGTGTATGACGCGATCTCGTCCTGCGAGATAACGGCCGACGAATACCCCAGCGTGTACCGATGGAGACATTGTGTGGCGCTGTACCCAAAAACAGAGAGGGAAAGGTGCGTGGcacatagatggcgctgatcGTGATAAATACGCTCATTAAGGCGACATCTGTCGGTGAAGGGGTTGAAATACTGGCACTAAAAAAGAAGTGTCTATTGTTATACAAAAAGCAATAAGGTTTTACTGTtggaattaaaaagtaatattttaggaTACAATCATCTTGTATCTAATTTATgcttagaaattttattcagtCGTTTTAAGAATGGTTTGcaaattttacacaaaattttcTCAACGGCAATAGAAAGATgaacattgaataaaaaaattacaatttatgtcTTCCAATTACGTAATAATACTGTTTAAATAtgataactataattatatgatttttttttgtttcattataaataatttatattatagttggCGAGCCACCACGAACCTAGACGAATCAGTGTCATCTATGTCTTGGACTGTGGGGGAGTCGCCGCGGACCAACAGACCGCGGTGTAGTACACCGCACAAGGATAGAGATATAAGAGATACGAGAGACTCACACGCCGATAAGACTCTGCCGTTACAGGTGATGcttgattttatattgactATGGGCCAATGACCTTGTGACACGTAATGAATAGATGTCTTTATCTCCTTATATACATCTACAGCTGTCAGTGAAGTGATGGGCGTTACTTATAGGTGAAGTCATAAATCACATAGTCAAAGAGCGCTTCTAGTTTTTCCATTCTTAAGTTTTATCTTTACAGTATTAAGGTAGGGTAAGGTAAGGTAAGGTAAGGTAAGGTAAGGTATGAGTCAAAAATTGGAAACGCTCAGTGTACAGTGTGTTCACACTTGTAGTTATTATGTAGCTAGCATATGTTATAGTTGAAgagatatttatatgtatataattttgtttgtcagGTTTCGAACTGGCTGCGAGTGACGGGTCCAAATTCGCCGCGCTCGGCCCTCGTGTCGAAAAACGTCAACCAAAACGTCAGCTTCGGATTCTGAGCAGcgttatgaacaaaaaaaagcagcttaaacattacatattgaTGACGAATATATAgcacatacaatatataacatcAGCTGTGACTGTCACAaacaaatgatatattttattaggtaaATTCATGTTGTTGAAATCCTCACGTGACCGAAACCATGGCCTTGGTTGAAATAAGTGTTACGGATATAACATAATGAATGGGAGAAATTTTCGTATATTTACCTAGCAGCCGGCGGTCACTGAACACTCCTGATGGTATCTTGTGATAGTAAATTTAACGCGTCTGACGTGGATATTAacgaattattaatgaagtagTTCGCTAGGTTAAGGCTGTAGCGTTGTACACAGGTATAGCTATacgtatatgtaatatattaagtctCGTATTTAGTTACTCGTCTCGCTCGCCCGGGTTAGTCGCTCCTTGCATTTCGGACGGTACAATTCCACTTCACCGGTTCAATGTTCATGTTAGCATTTATCTTTATTCTTGTACAGCGGGAGGTCGGAGCCGCGCCGTGTTTggattatataatgtttgtacttttataatgataaattgatgtaaataattgtacgtgtttttttgttttttaatattttatttctaataaactattattctATGATGACCGggctgtgttttttttaagactcCCAGAACCTGTCGTCCTCGGAGGTCCTGGGGAG
This region includes:
- the LOC116774548 gene encoding ankyrin repeat and LEM domain-containing protein 2 homolog gives rise to the protein MSKAALIPECKKDIGGVKEDICVPANEKKEGAISLYRRLLRLDTFSKRNTLDSPTEIEPQATYYGVYIPCEIKKGPDEETIHVYTDKLEALELFRRYKSARFKAFRNRQDAMSFALRGAEPIDNHEGNGNSIMGEKPYPFKAPSPQDMVTLRKAIEAGKVTVVRDRIWDNPRYLVSSGSTPAIVQEGSRYNALHIAAKALNAEICNLILTTVGNPAFVQTLYGMETDYESCKEFATILLDRYLNTPDKAMNETPLHFAAKFGGDEVVDVLTSFPQCNKMAKNKYGEMAKDIICNRCTSNAAASRISSLLQDRYYVPVLQTEDGSGAPAVGRPFTPKEPPDLNPDPLSPRYEIFAFAGPMDSQSAEGFRRRWKTPPRGGFRLKDISKGLEAVGRNLAEEMQIGWKEYWAFLDTFTDLRSKEGLDLLESYLKTKYETAFSLAYNDSVNTNHELSMSRISLGNLSHNSQLDTALSPISELCVAMKTCRITDEASNWRRCDRTRRVAPPRTHPNGDSPQPINQRVSQLLCIERTCQVFAKRIADALVFSITAEPEVAGESLKSEAKHLQHTIHTYMGDERFKEINFALIHSRLAQLVVFNLTQKTKDADDMNYLIDVLGDLRCLDEDVCSSDSERKPIAYRNNRGKDKHATDGHVRCVSGFICDELADTARSKPPAGSDVECVEIWKMAAGCSCSWQIDVFERSGKRNSFRKNRSNLSTSSKNDSFIRRLTYDYDIGDGKLQNSEVQKPLSVNSPAGDNLYTLDVAKCQVVEAEISDDESVASCQSDSDAYETAENDSDDDMQDASDRAVTEPFIYGEEPSKMDRLVYDAISSCEITADEYPSVYRWRHCVALYPKTERESWRATTNLDESVSSMSWTVGESPRTNRPRCSTPHKDRDIRDTRDSHADKTLPLQVSNWLRVTGPNSPRSALVSKNVNQNVSFGF